The following proteins come from a genomic window of Bacteroidota bacterium:
- a CDS encoding DUF2188 domain-containing protein, with protein sequence MSDQNSNHYYVERRPDGSYAATRGGAERAGFTGPTQGNVIEQVRQNNPDAPIHVERQRHTTDGNPDKWRSA encoded by the coding sequence ATGAGCGATCAAAACTCAAACCACTACTACGTCGAACGACGACCGGACGGCAGCTATGCAGCGACGAGGGGCGGAGCCGAACGTGCTGGATTTACAGGTCCCACTCAGGGCAACGTTATCGAGCAAGTAAGGCAGAACAATCCGGATGCTCCAATCCACGTTGAGCGGCAGCGTCATACGACGGATGGTAATCCCGATAAGTGGCGTTCGGCCTAA
- a CDS encoding RelA/SpoT domain-containing protein, with translation MESEAAPTISATYDSIFNSLRLLCDKTHEELSAILEGFRESYNIDSITRRVKSKKSFLDKAERADGERRAYPDPFRDIQDLIGIRVVVYYKHNLVDVRDKVLEHLHPIELVEKKPASPSEFDYEGVHLILPLSVAVRGQNESAVSAMSGLFELQIKTLFQHSWSQTEHNLGYKTAGAKLDPMIKRKLAFVAAQSWGADHILEELASAAVAAS, from the coding sequence GTGGAAAGTGAAGCCGCACCAACCATCAGTGCAACATATGACAGCATTTTCAATAGCCTTAGGTTGCTCTGCGATAAGACGCACGAAGAGCTTAGTGCGATATTAGAAGGTTTCCGCGAAAGCTATAATATCGATTCGATCACAAGGCGCGTGAAGTCCAAAAAGAGCTTTCTTGATAAAGCGGAGAGAGCAGATGGTGAGAGAAGGGCGTATCCTGATCCTTTCAGGGACATCCAGGATCTCATCGGCATCAGGGTAGTTGTGTATTATAAGCACAACCTGGTTGATGTCAGAGATAAGGTGCTTGAACACTTGCATCCAATCGAACTCGTTGAAAAGAAGCCAGCGTCTCCTTCTGAATTTGATTATGAAGGAGTGCACCTCATCCTCCCGCTGTCCGTGGCAGTCAGAGGGCAAAATGAATCGGCGGTTTCTGCGATGAGTGGTCTGTTTGAACTTCAGATCAAAACATTATTTCAGCACTCATGGTCGCAAACCGAGCACAATCTCGGTTATAAAACGGCTGGAGCGAAACTGGACCCGATGATAAAGCGAAAACTGGCATTCGTTGCAGCCCAATCCTGGGGTGCGGATCACATCCTTGAGGAACTGGCAAGCGCAGCGGTTGCGGCTAGCTGA